Proteins from a single region of Anaerolineales bacterium:
- a CDS encoding transcriptional regulator, translating to MDDDVVKRLKNIEGHVRGIEQMVENDTYCIDVIKQIHAVQAALDKVSGIILEGHLHSCLITAVRGENPDERERVLAEIADVFEMKKFT from the coding sequence ATGGATGACGACGTGGTAAAAAGATTAAAAAACATAGAAGGCCATGTGCGTGGCATCGAACAAATGGTCGAAAACGACACCTATTGCATCGACGTGATCAAGCAGATTCATGCCGTTCAGGCAGCGTTGGATAAGGTGAGCGGAATCATCCTGGAGGGACACTTACATTCGTGCCTCATAACTGCAGTGAGAGGGGAAAACCCCGATGAAAGAGAGCGGGTATTAGCAGAAATTGCGGATGTTTTTGAAATGAAAAAATTTACTTAA
- a CDS encoding heavy metal transporter: protein MTSKVTYSIPNIHCGHCVHTIQSELIELPGVKSVKADLNLRNATIEFEPPASEQKIKELLTSIDYPSVG from the coding sequence ATGACGTCTAAAGTTACCTACTCAATCCCAAATATTCACTGTGGGCATTGTGTGCACACCATCCAGTCAGAGTTAATTGAGTTACCGGGTGTCAAGTCTGTCAAGGCAGACCTTAATCTACGGAATGCCACCATCGAATTTGAGCCACCTGCCAGTGAACAAAAGATAAAAGAGTTATTGACTTCGATTGATTATCCCTCTGTGGGTTAA